The window ATGTGCTGTCCGTTTGGTCCTTCACTTTTGCAGCGTTTCATCAAATTTCAAATATACTCCTGCAAGTACCAGCCGCATGCGCGTTGCATCCAGTTACTACTTTTACCTACCAAGATGTGCACTAAAGATCAAACTTATGTGCCGAATGTTGCTAATTAATTTCATCATGAACTCAAGAAATGATTGCCCTGAACTTCACACTGCGCTATGCGCCCTTCTCACCTACTATTACCTCCGTCCCAAAACTCTTGTCGATATATCTAACACTAAAACGAGACTAGGTACATCCGTatgtagacaaatctaagacaagaattttggtatggagggagtactatggagggagtactaaacaCTGAAGTTACCAAAGATACAACACAGTGTAGAAGACCTGATTCAGCTAGCTGGAAGGATTCGCCATAAATTGCAATTTGTGCTTGAAAAACAGCCCATGTTAGTGCTAACTGGTTGGCTCTTATGGTGGATTTTCTATTTCAGATCATGACGAGCAGGCCACGGTCGGATCTGTACATCAATCTGCCGGCACTTCGGAAGCTAGACCACATGCTTCTTGTGAGTTCAACAACAAAAAAATTGTCGATTCTTCTGACGAACGAAATAGGAAACATTTTCTGACAGACCCTCTGATGGCAATGGCAGGAAACGCTGGAGAGTTTCAGAGACACCGAGTTCTGGTACGTGGACCAGGGGATATGCGCGCCGGACTGCGACGGCTCGGCCTCGTTCAGGAGGCCGGCGCACCGCCGCGACGAGAAGTGGTGGCTGCCGGTGCCCCGCGTGCCCCCCGGCGGCCTCCGTGAGGCCACGAGGAGGCAGCTCGAGCACAAGCGCGACGCCGCCAACCAGATCCTCAAGGCCGCCATGGCCATCAACAGCAACGCCCTCGCCGAAATGGACGTCCCCGACTCGTACCACGACTCGCTGCCGAAGGTGCGCGACACGGCACACAAGCTAGTTTCTCTTAATCCTGGCTTGCATTTTCTGACGAACACTTTGGGTGTCAGAACGGGCGTGCAACGCTGGGGGACATCATATACCGGTACATCACGTCGGAGCAGTTCTCCCCCGACTGCCTCCTCGACTGCCTGGACCTGTCGTCGGAGTACCAGGCCGTGGAGATCGCCAACCGCGTCGAGGCCGCCGTCTACGTGTGGCGCCGGAGGGGCACCGCTGCCAAGTCGGCCGGCACCAAGTCGTCGTGGGGCATGGTCAAGGACATGATCATGGACACGGAGAAGAGGGGCGACCTGCTCGCCGAGCGCGCCGAGGGCCTCCTCATATCGCTGAAGCAGAGGTTCCCCGGGCTGACGCAGACGAGCTTGGACATGAGCAAGATCCAGTACAACAAGGTCTGCCATTGGCATCAGTGCAACATAGATCTCCTTCGTTAAGTTGTTCAGTTGATGAACTGATGGTGTGACATTTTACTTTGATCATCAGGATGTGGGGAAATCGATCCTGGAGAGCTACTCGCGGGTCATGGAGAGCCTGGCCTCCAACATCATCGCGCGGATCGACGACCTGCTGTACGTCGACGAGCTGAGCAAGCAGGCAGACCAGAAGCTCCCATCGGGTGTGGCAGACGACGGCAAGATCGCTTGCAAGAACAAAAAGGCTGCTGCCATGGCCGCCGTGCCCGCCTCGGGCACGACGTACGTCACGCCGAGCTTCTCACCGGCGCAGCTGTCGAGCCCGTCCAAGATCGGGCGGGCGCTGCTGGTCGACAGGCGGGCGCACCACGGCAGGGCCGCCAAGAGGTCCGCGCTGGCGGACCACGGCGGCGGCCCGGAGGTCAAGGGGATGCTGGTCACCAGCCCCGTGTTCGACGCCCCGTTGGGCACGGAGCTGTGAGCCTGCGAGTGATCCGTCGGCCACGGTGGCTGTATCCATGTCCATGTGCATACTTTACCTTGTGTATCATGTGTGCCTGGTTTTCACTGGTAGTGTAGTAAGCGTGATTGTAGTAAGTGCGGTGCTTGGCCGTTTGCCGCCCTCGGTTTGTGATGTTTTGGCACTTGGAAGCAAGGTTGTCAGAATCGTGATTATGTTATACGATTCTGTGACTTTACAATCTAAACTGGCCTCTTTGATTTTACGATTTTAGTTTATAGAATCTACGTTTCTACGACTTTGATAGTTAAGATTTCATGATTTACGATTCTACCATCAAAACTTCGACCTGATTCAAAATCGCGATTCTAACAACCTTACTTGGAAATTCCACCGCGTAGACGTTGGGGATGTACCGTGTCGGGAGTGCGTGATGTTCAATCAGATAACCAAGGAGCACCGTTTTTCTGCAAATAGCGGGGCATCCAAATGGAAGATGTTTTCTTACTACAACGAAATGACCTCGCGGGTCTCCAGTTTCACCCATGAAATTGGAGCTCAGTACAAACGATCGACACAATCGCGTCCAGCATAACTTTGCTACTCATGCTGATTATTTGGGTCGCCGGCTAAACGTCGGTGTATCGGACCGGGCTTCGCGGTGCAAAGTTTGGTTCTACAACGTACAAGTTTCCATAAAATTCTGAAAATAATAATATGCatcataagagcatctccaaatAGCATGTGAATATATAAAGAATGGTCTAAAAAGATTCTCTCATATACACGTCCAGTTTTGCATCAGAATATCTATATACAGGGACCATGACAGGTGGGCCGTCGCTGGGGAGAGGAAGAAATCATAACTGCAGTTGAGTTTAGACGACGCCTTCACATTGTCCAGGCGTGGACATTGTCGAGGTCGATTTAAAGGATGTGTATATTTGGATGACCATATAGACAAGTTGTTGGACGCCTGTTTTGGGCTCACGTCGTGGAAAACGAGTATAGACATCCATATAGAGaagctattggagatgctctaacaaaGATACACTATGGACTAGAGTATGCACCATTCCCCACAAACTCCAGTCCAAACATAGTCTAAAGCTCTAGAAAAGGGAGAGGGTTCCTTCCCCAAGGGTCATTTgggccacgtgtcgcgctctggacgctaccttcagattttgttttattttttatttttttcacaCGTGTTTTGCCTTTTTAGATGgttttttttctgatttttttgctTATTAAATACgtttagatacatccatttccatgacaagtaattcgggacggagggagtatttgataTCCCATACATGTGGTGAGCACGTGAGGTAATCAAACCATAGATGTGCAAACTTACTACAAGAGTCCGAGGCATTTCAATGTTTGTTTATGCTTACAATAAATGGTGCTATTTCATTACCAAGTATAGTTGATGAATGAAGCCACTAGAACATGTGAAACACATATGGCCACGAAAGAACTAACAAAGCAACATGCCAATTAATTGATTTCAGCCTCCTCACAACATTAACATGTCATATATTCTAGAATTTATATTTGCTTATACGTAATCCTACACTAGAAGCCTCTACAAAGATAATAACGTTTCTAATATATATAGGAACTTGGAACAAACATATATACAGTACAATTTATGCAAGTGTAAGAAAATAAAGCGtgtcatttttatttttttctcacATTTACAGAGTTTAGGTCTAAAGAGCGATTGCGGCAATGTCTTGAAAAATTGTAATTTTTATGATAACTATTAGAAATGCATCACAAGAATAATACAATTAATATTTTGCATCATTTGTATGTTGCTAATTATGCAAAATTACTTTAAAATGATTTTATCATGACATGATAAAAACTTTAAAATATAAAAGTTTAGTATCAATATTATTATTTTAATTCGGCACAAGTCTACGGCAGATTGTACCAGACAGTCCTCGATGGGCTCTAGCATACACTCCATTTTTTACAAAAAAATTAATGATCGTTTATGGATGAAAATTTTAAGGGCTGATTAAACATTAGAGTTTTAAACTCTGTGCAGTGGAGTAAGAAGCGTTCGGAAGGACATCATATTCAACTATTGGTTGGCGTGAGGGTTATTGGCCAATTATACATAGGAGGGTTGATAACCAATTCTTTTATTTATATATAGAATAGAAAAAAAATATTTTCTATCGCTTCATCTAAAAAATGATTTTTAAATAAATTCTATGCATAACACTTTTttggcaataagcatatatgaaTTAAATTAATATGTATAGTATATAATGAAGATGTAGAAGTTCTACTTATTGATTTTTTAATTAAAATGGTTATGTGTAATTGTGTATGTTTTTTGGGGTATGTAATTGTGTAGATAATCGTAAATTGAGTTATACAACAAACTACTATCATACAAATGCCATTcataaaaacaaataaaaaattACAATTATACACCTTTTACTCTGTAAGATAAGATTGGATTATTACATTTTTTCAAAACTTTAAAATACTTATTATAAGTCATGAAAAGACCTATACCTTGAAAATTTTGAATAACATTGTTTTTAGTTGGATGGATAATACCGTGcaaagcaaaaaaaatatttaACATAGAAAAGTTTATCAACTTAGTACGGAATTCCCACTACTCACTCTCTATCTTTCATCTACAATCGCCACAACACTAGCCTAGAGATAATGTATGCAACTCTTTTTTTTAGAAATGGAGGAGGACCCCCAGCCTCTGCATCTGGATGATGCATGCatccactttattaattattcacataAGACCTTAtgaagtcatacaacagtaataCTAAAtccaccgtctaggcaacatctgtcgctactcctatccagttgatgaagggatgctgatagtctgggcctaataccaaacagacctcgcagccaaacctaacatctaagacctgaggtcccaaccaggacgcctgccgggtatgggacacccaccagtccggcgaactcctcaaccaggacgcctgccgggtatgaagccgccgcagccacctgccaccaatccatcttcagtgctgtactgctgcatctaccttgcccggtctaactgccatcgacgccaccacgacgccagacagcgtcaccctcctgcgcgagtccatcacCGCACATTAGACGCCTAATCTCCAGAGCGCCAAGCCATCAAGATCTGTTACCATCAATGTGCatgatgaagcaccgctccaccaaacaCGTCGTCCATTGGTCCCTCGAGCCCGCGTACACCTCCAAGAAAGACGCCCCAAGGGGGAAGCGACACAAACGCGCCGCCGTCTTCTGATCTatcgatctagggtttcccccggaggtagcagaTCGTAGTCGGACTTCTCCACcgcgatgccttcaagaagggaacgacaccgtagagcgccgccatcgccggcttTGGCATCTAGCCAAGAGCAGGTTTTCACCCATATCTGTTCGAAGAACTCAATCCACTTCTTGTGCACGGACCGCCGCCTTCTCTGTCGAAGCCTAGACCAAGGGTCCAGCCGTCGCCGCCAGATCCATGTAGCCAGCACCGGGAGATGACGACTATCTCCCTGTACCGGAACTAGCACGAACCGAAGCAGATCAAGTCGGAGACGATGATGCCCCTGGATCTCTGGCAGACCAGCGAGCCGCCGGCCCAACCGCATACAGATCGCCGGCCACGCCGGGCCGCCGCCATCCACCGCGCC is drawn from Aegilops tauschii subsp. strangulata cultivar AL8/78 chromosome 1, Aet v6.0, whole genome shotgun sequence and contains these coding sequences:
- the LOC109770572 gene encoding rop guanine nucleotide exchange factor 7, with translation MARGGGGAAEEEEEEEEEGMAVSETLTAESEECLRGSSSSASSVAASTDSYCPPDEWQQVAMKTCVTDDAMGKAKPPAPGKESPPVAEPERHRAPEVELMKERFSKLLLGEDMSGSGKGVCTALAISNAITNLCATIFGQLWRLEPLLPEKKAMWRREMDWLLCVSDHIVELVPTWQTFPDGTRLEIMTSRPRSDLYINLPALRKLDHMLLETLESFRDTEFWYVDQGICAPDCDGSASFRRPAHRRDEKWWLPVPRVPPGGLREATRRQLEHKRDAANQILKAAMAINSNALAEMDVPDSYHDSLPKNGRATLGDIIYRYITSEQFSPDCLLDCLDLSSEYQAVEIANRVEAAVYVWRRRGTAAKSAGTKSSWGMVKDMIMDTEKRGDLLAERAEGLLISLKQRFPGLTQTSLDMSKIQYNKDVGKSILESYSRVMESLASNIIARIDDLLYVDELSKQADQKLPSGVADDGKIACKNKKAAAMAAVPASGTTYVTPSFSPAQLSSPSKIGRALLVDRRAHHGRAAKRSALADHGGGPEVKGMLVTSPVFDAPLGTEL